In one window of Calypte anna isolate BGI_N300 chromosome 1, bCalAnn1_v1.p, whole genome shotgun sequence DNA:
- the VSTM5 gene encoding V-set and transmembrane domain-containing protein 5 — protein sequence MTPLRGCRGRCIVVGTVTLCLAAGWALQTPRGVSLVVPQPNINATVAQTILLSVEYSGGGIATIEWKHVSSWGTTKIVEWKSGNYVNISTVYKDRVTTFENGSIQLRNVGMRDAGYYFITVTEEYGTNTYGTIILNVYEIIYEDLHFVAVLFAFLAALSAILICFMWLCNKSLNLVQKKVTHQLTASTTEEIELENIEC from the exons ATGACACCGCTGCGGGGCTGCCGGGGACGCTGCATCGTCGTGGGGACCGTCACCCTCTGCCTGGCCGCCGGGTGGGCTCTGCAGA ctcCTCGAGGAGTTTCATTAGTGGTACCACAGCCCAACATCAATGCAACAGTGGCACAAACCATCTTGCTCTCTGTTGAATACTCTGGTGGGGGCATCGCCACCATCGAGTGGAAGCATGTGTCGAGCTGGGGCACCACCAAAATTGTGGAGTGGAAAAGTGGGAATTACGTCAACATATCCACAGTCTACAAGGACAGAGTGACTACTTTTGAAAACGGCTCGATACAGCTTCGGAACGTGGGCATGAGAGATGCTGGCTACTATTTTATCACTGTGACAGAGGAGTATGGAACCAACACCTATGGTACCATCATACTCAATGTTTATG agaTTATCTATGAAGATCTACATTTTGTAGCAGttctctttgcatttctggCTGCACTATCTGCCATTTTGATCTGCTTCATGTGGCTGTGTAATAAATCTCTTAATCTAGTCCAGAAGAAGGTGACACACCAACTAACAG CAAGTACAACTGAAGAGATTGAATTGGAAAACATTGAGTGTTAG